The Nitrospirota bacterium nucleotide sequence CCGGCAGCGCCGCGTGGCTTCAAGCTACTCCTAACAACATAGAGAGACTGCGTGATTATCAGAAAGACGCCATTGCGTCCATTGAGTTTGCAATGATCCAGGGGAAACGCACCATGCTGATCGCAATGGCAACCGGTACAGGCAAGACATATACGACAGTCGCGCAGATATATCGTCTCCTCGAATCAAAAGCAGCGAAACGCATCCTCTTTCTGGTTGACCGGCGTGCGCTCGCCGCACAGGCTGTCAGCGCCTTTGCAGCATTCAATACTCCAAAAGGGAATAAATTCATTCAGGAATACGAAGTCTTCAGCCAGCGATTTTACCGGGAGGATTTCGATGACGACAAACCGTTTGACCCCAAAGTTCTGCCCGGGGCTTATCTGACAGCCCCAAAACCCGCTCATACATTCGTTTACGTTTCTACGATACAGAGGATGTGCATCAATCTGTTCGGCTGGGAGAGCGCATTTCCTCAGGACGGCGGCGACCCCGACGATGAAAGCGATGCAGAAAAGATAGACATCCCTATTCATACCTTTGATGTAATCATTGCCGATGAATGTCACCGTGGTTATACCTCACGGGACACTGCAATCTGGCGCAACGTACTGGACTATTTTGATGCCGTAAAGATCGGCCTCACCGCCACCCCGGCGTCTCATACCCTCGCATATTTCAGGGATGTTGTCTTCCGATATACTACCGAACAGGCTATCCTTGACGGGTTCCTTGTAGATTATGATGCAATCCGTATTAACTCAAATGTTCGCATGAACGGAGCTTTCCTCAAAGAGGGCGAGCAGGTCGGTATAGTTGATACCAGTACCGGAAAGATTATTTAAGACGCCCTTGAGGATGAACGAGAGTTCGGCTCAGCAGACATCGAACAAAAGATCACATCGCCTGAGAGCAATCTTAAAATAATAACGGAGATAGCTGAATATGCTCGAAGGCACGAAGAAGAAACCGGACGCTTTCCAAAGACTCTCATTTTTGCCGTGAATGACCCGCCGTTTACTTCCCATGCAGACCAGCTTGTGAAGATATGCCGTGAGGTATTTGGAAAGGGAGACGATTTTGTCCAGAAGATCACCGGCAGCAAGAGTGTGGACCGACCTTTGCAGAAAATCCGCGAGTTCAGAAACAGGCCGAATCCCAAGGTCGTTGTTTCGGTTGATATGCTCACTACCGGAGTTGATATTCCGAGCCTCGAATTTATCGTATTTCTGCGCCCCGTCAAATCACGTATCCTCTGGGTGCAGATGCTCGGTCGCGGAACGCGAAGATGTGACGCGATCAATAAATTCAAATTTGTCATCTTTGACTGTTTCAACGGGACGTTGATCGAGTATTTCAGGGACACCACGGACTTCGAGGTGTCCCTTCAGAAGGAGGCGCTTTCCCTTCCGCAGGTAATCGAAAATATTTATCAGAACATCGACCGTAATTACCATATCAAGGTCCTCGTCAAACGCCTGCGCCGCATAGAGAAAGAAATGAGCGGCGAGGCAAGGGAAAAGTTTTCTGCTTATATCCCCGATGGCGATGTGGGCAGGTTTGCATCTGAATTGGCTGACAGAATAAATAAGGATTTCAATAACACGATGATGCTCCTGCGGGACAAGGATTTTCAGGACTTGTTGCAGAACTATCCAAGGCCGAAACGCTCTTTTATTATCGGTTACGATATCACGGATACAGTCAGTTCAGAGGTTATGATCCACAGGGGCTCTGAATATCAGAAGCCGGAGGATTATCTGGTTTCTTTTTCACGGTTCGTAAAGGAAAACCCGGAGCATATCGAAGCTATACGAATCTTGCTGGAAAAGCCAAGAGAATGGAAGACCGCTGTGCTGAACGAACTGGTCGATAAGCTGAAACAAAACAAGTTCCCTCCTGACGAACTCGAGAAGGCGCATAAGTATGTCTACAAGAAACCTCTCGTGGATATTATCTCCATGGTCAAACATGCGGCCAGGGAGCAGGAGCCGATACTGACCGCAGAAGAGCGTGTGAACAGGGCCATGAAGAAGGTTACGGACGGCAGGAGCTTTAATGATGAACAGCAGAAATGGCTCGGCCTTATCCGCGATCATCTGGTCAGGAATCTCACGATAGAAGAAGCCGATCTGGACTATGCGCCGATCTTTGAGCGGAACGGCGGGTTGGGAAAGGCAAGAAGGGTATTTGATAAAGAACTATCGTCGCTGCTAACTGAGATCAATGCGGCCATAGCAGCTTAGAAAGGATTTTCATGTCTGATATTGTTAACAAACTCTGGGGATTCTGTCACACGCTTCGTCATGACGGAATAGACTACGGCGATTACATAGAACAGCTTACTTATCTGCTGTTTCTCAAGATGGCTGATGAGCGGGATATCGAAGTCCCCAAAGGATGCGGCTGGGCAAGCCTCAAGGAACTATCGGGAACAAGCCTGACTGATCATTATTCCAAAATCCTTCGCAAGCTCCGGGAGGCACAAGGAATCCTTGGTGACATCTTTGCCCAGTCAATGCCGCGCTTCAATAATCCCGTGAACCTTAAACGCATCATCAATATGATCGACGAGGAACACTGGTCGGAGATGGATGTGGATGTGAAGGGCGCGGCCTTCGAGGGTTTGCTTGAAAAAGCAGCGAGCGAAGGAAAGAAAGGCGCGGGGCAGTACTTTACGCCTCGTGTTTTGATCCAGTCCATCGTCCGGGTCATGAAACCGGACCCGCGCGATGTGCGTGATTTCACGATCTGCGACCCAGCCTGCGGTACAGGAGGTTTTTTAGTCTGTGCTTATGAATGGTTGATAGAGCAGACTAAAGGGGCCTTTGACCGCAAAGATATCAAGCGGATAAAGTCCGCGACCTATTATGGTCAGGATTTAGTACCGCGTCCCAGAAGGCTTGCGCTCATGAATCTCTTCCTTCATGGGTTAGAGGCGAAGATTTATTTAGGCGATACGATTTATGAACCTAACAGAGGAGAGCTTTATAATTGCGTGCTGACCAATCCGCCCTTCGGCACCAAAGGCGCGAATCAGTCGCCCGTGCGGGACGACTTCACAATAGAGACAAGCAACAAGCAACTTAATTTCGTTCAACATGTAATGAATATTCTCAAACCCGGCGGCAGGGCCGCGATTGTTCTGCCTGACAATTGCCTCTTTGAAAATAAGGCGGGAGAGGTTTTTGAAATCCTTATGCAGGACTGCAACCTTCACACTGTCCTGCGCCTGCCGAGAGGCACGTTTACGCCTTACAGCCAGGGAGTGAAGGCAAATGTCATTTTTTTCCAGAAGGGGGTGCAGACTGAAAACGTCTGGATTTTTGATGCCCGCTCCAACGTT carries:
- a CDS encoding N-6 DNA methylase encodes the protein MSDIVNKLWGFCHTLRHDGIDYGDYIEQLTYLLFLKMADERDIEVPKGCGWASLKELSGTSLTDHYSKILRKLREAQGILGDIFAQSMPRFNNPVNLKRIINMIDEEHWSEMDVDVKGAAFEGLLEKAASEGKKGAGQYFTPRVLIQSIVRVMKPDPRDVRDFTICDPACGTGGFLVCAYEWLIEQTKGAFDRKDIKRIKSATYYGQDLVPRPRRLALMNLFLHGLEAKIYLGDTIYEPNRGELYNCVLTNPPFGTKGANQSPVRDDFTIETSNKQLNFVQHVMNILKPGGRAAIVLPDNCLFENKAGEVFEILMQDCNLHTVLRLPRGTFTPYSQGVKANVIFFQKGVQTENVWIFDARSNVPGITKKDRPLASKHFEEFEKCYSKNPNGQSKRKDSGEGGRFRKFHVDEIKERNFKLDITWLKDESLEDSDGLPDPQDLASEAITELEAMVDDLRDIVSLVEKEEGVEK